AAGGGGTTAGCCTTCATTGTTTGCATCTGAATGTCCACTCAGATGCAGTGTTGATATTCTGAGGCCAAGTATTTCAGTTTAGGAGGCAATGAAACACTCTGTCAGTTTAGCTATTTAAACCAGAAGCAATTTCAAATGAGACTTAGTTTtggcatgtttacatgcacacagaaCAACCCAAAACAGATCAGGTTGTCAAGACAAACTAAGCTAAAGAGGTTTCAGGCTATCTGTTTAGgcaagactgaaaaaaaaacttggaggGTTTTCTAAAACATGCCTCTTTTGTCTCTTTCCAGGTGGATAAAGGTGTTGTGCCCCTTGCTGGAACAAACGGAGAGACGACCACTCAGGGTAGGCAGCAGCAGGAACGCCTGCTCTAAAATCTTCACAAACCTAACAAAAGCATAGCTAAATGTCATGGGTCTGATGTGTTGGAATGCAGGTCTGGACGGGCTGTCCGAGCGCTGTGCACAGTACAAAAAGGATGGTGCTGACTTTGCAAAGTGGCGTTGTGTGTTGAAGATCAGCGAGACTACACCATCTGAGCTAGCCATCTTCGAGAATGCTAATGTACTGGCACGATATGCTAGCATCTGCCAGCAGGTTGGTGTGACATTACTGAGGAACTTATGTAATGCAGCAGTGAACAGATACCCAACCTATTATTTGGTTTAGATTTTTTCAAGTATATTATTGAGCATCTTTTGTAAAACAGTCCTGTGTTAGATACAGAAATACTTGAAGGTTTAAATGATAGGTTTTTGTGTCTGCTAGAATGGTATTGTACCAATTGTGGAGCCTGAGATCCTTCCTGATGGAGACCACGACCTGAAGCGTTGCCAGTACGTCACAGAGAAGGTAACATAGCTGTAAGGAATGTACATGATGCAAGGCATTATATATGTTTCATAAAGTTTATGTTTACTAATATACACCTCCTCCTGCTGTAAGGTTCTTGCTGCAGTTTATAAGGCTCTGTCAGACCATCATGTGTACTTGGAGGGGACACTTCTCAAACCCAACATGGTCACACCTGGGCACTCCTGTCCCACAAAGTACAGCAGCGAGGAAATTGCCATGGCTACCGTTACTGCCCTGCGCCGCACCGTGCCTCCAGCTGTTACAGGTCAGACACAGATGGATGAAGGAAGCAAGAATTAATACATATTGATACACAAAATGAAGACTTTGGACAGCTAAAATAGCAAAGAAGCCTTTTTTTAGTTGTCCAATAACCAAAAGACTTCACATTACTTAAATTTTAGATTGAATCTGAGTCAGTGTTTTTTAGAATGGGACCAGTATGAAGTTGCTTTACTTTACATATTAGAGCCCATTTACACAGTTCCTTCTAGAAAGTTGTATACAAAATTATTAGATTATTCATAATTTACCAACCTGTGAAATAAGAGGAATAACGTACGAAAGCAAAGTTTGACCCTGCATTTCGATTGTATTGTCTGATGTCAAAgttggttaaatattttaagatttagatgaagttttaattataatttaaagtTCTCTAACTTATTTTTTGTGCCCCTCCAGGAGTGACATTCTTGTCAGGTGGTCAGTCTGAAGAGGAGGCCAGTGTGAATCTTAATGCCATTAACACCTGCCCGCTGGCCAAGCCCTGGGCCCTGACTTTCTCCTATGGCCGCGCCCTGCAGGCCTCCGCTCTCGGCGCATGGAAAGGAGAGCTGAACAACGAGAAGGCCGCCACTGAGGAGTTCATCAAACGTGCTCAGGTCAGTcaaaacatgacatgacatcACGTGCATGTAAAACTAACATTAAAACACCATCTCATGTGTTGCTCataaaaaagctttttgttttcattgttctcAACAGGCAAACGGCCTGGCTGCTCTCGGCAAGTACGAGTCTTCTGGAACTGGTGGCGCTGCAGGAAAATCCCTCTACGTGGCTAACCATGCCTACTAAACATCAAACTTCCACATTCAGCTGTGGCCTAGTACTAGTCTTTGCTCTGCTATTTCCCTTCACTTCTCCATCAGTCACAGGCCTGCTCTGTCTCGTATCAGTTACTAAAATTATATCGTTATTAGATGATAAAAACTTGAGATTACAATACTAAAGGGAACAGGCttgctacttttttttctttatattttaaaaaattaattcagaCAGGTTTCAGGCAGTTTTATGACAGAAGTGTTTGATGTCTCACTGTGGTCGGGCTCAGACATTGAAGTTAGAAGTGGAGAATATTATTAAGATGTTCAGTCAATATTCATTTCATGCCTCTTCCTAAGTGTGCCCAGCTCCATGACAGGTGCttcccctttttttctcccAACAAGTGCTCCCAAAGCAGGCCAGATCAGCATGTGTGTCAGTGTTTTGCTTCTGTAAGAACACAGCGTTGGTTTATTGTTAAAACGCTTTACTAACATTCATACTGACGGTGGGACCAACAGATTACAATGCATCTATTAAAGGGCAAAATGACCagataaacagaacaaaactgtTAATCCTCTGAGCATATGTAGTGCTATCCAGATAGCTGTGAATCCAGCAGAAGGCAGTAGACACACAGTAAAAAAATCACTCCACACCAGGATTCATTCTGATCTTTTTTGATCTTGTGCTCCTTATCACCATTATCCA
The sequence above is a segment of the Melanotaenia boesemani isolate fMelBoe1 chromosome 15, fMelBoe1.pri, whole genome shotgun sequence genome. Coding sequences within it:
- the aldocb gene encoding fructose-bisphosphate aldolase C-B; this translates as MTHQYPALSAEQKKELQEIALRIVAPGKGILAADESTGSMAKRLNPIGVENTEENRRRYRQLLFTADQRIDSCIGGVIFFHETLYQNTDDGTPFAKLIKDRGIVVGIKVDKGVVPLAGTNGETTTQGLDGLSERCAQYKKDGADFAKWRCVLKISETTPSELAIFENANVLARYASICQQNGIVPIVEPEILPDGDHDLKRCQYVTEKVLAAVYKALSDHHVYLEGTLLKPNMVTPGHSCPTKYSSEEIAMATVTALRRTVPPAVTGVTFLSGGQSEEEASVNLNAINTCPLAKPWALTFSYGRALQASALGAWKGELNNEKAATEEFIKRAQANGLAALGKYESSGTGGAAGKSLYVANHAY